The following coding sequences lie in one Rutidosis leptorrhynchoides isolate AG116_Rl617_1_P2 chromosome 6, CSIRO_AGI_Rlap_v1, whole genome shotgun sequence genomic window:
- the LOC139854515 gene encoding S-type anion channel SLAH1-like, translating into MEQSKTTLDVIIESPISKHEEHPTNLSDIKNQEKQSKKQKPSIVANINASYFRICISLGSQALLWKSLCEKTEFPQTFNNLFIKLPSTAFVLLWCLSLCVLLSFSILYILRCIFHFNMVKAEFKHHVGVNYLFAPWISWLLLFQSAPSSISQNIYAYDHIWWLLIIPVVGLDVKIYGQWFTTEKRFLSMVANPTSQISVIGNFVGAHEAIQMGWRETGTCLYTLGFAHYIIVFITLYQRLSGSNRIPAKLRPVFFLFVATPSMAALAWQSINGRFDIQCKMLFFLSLFLFTSLASRPMLFKKSIKEFNVAWWAFSFPLTFLALAATAYAQQVKSFGATGLAQVLSAFSVLVFVFLLALSTFKIESLFRNPIFRFY; encoded by the exons ATGGAACAATCCAAAACAACATTGGATGTTATTATCGAATCCCCGATTTCCAAACACGAAGAACATCCGACGAATCTATCGGATATTAAAAATCAAGAAAAACAATCAAAGAAACAAAAACCATCAATTGTAGCTAATATCAATGCAAGCTACTTCAGAATTTGCATATCTCTTGGTAGTCAAGCTTTGCTATGGAAATCACTATGTGAAAAAACAGAATTCCCACAAACCTTCAATAACTTATTCATTAAGTTACCATCAACCGCATTCGTCCTCCTTTGGTGTCTGTCCCTATGTGTATTGTTGTCTTTCTCAATCCTCTACATTCTTAGGTGCATTTTCCACTTCAACATGGTGAAAGCAGAATTCAAACACCATGTAGGTGTAAATTACTTATTTGCCCCTTGGATATCATGGCTCCTACTATTTCAATCCGCTCCATCGTCCATTTCGCAAAATATATACGCGTACGATCACATATGGTGGCTACTTATCATTCCTGTAGTTGGTCTTGATGTTAAGATATATGGACAATGGTTCACAACCGAAAAGAGGTTTTTGTCGATGGTGGCTAATCCTACAAGCCAAATATCAGTGATAGGAAATTTCGTAGGAGCTCATGAAGCTATACAAATGGGGTGGAGAGAAACTGGGACTTGCTTATATACATTAGGATTTGCACATTATATAATTGTTTTTATCACACTTTATCAGCGATTATCGGGCAGTAATCGCATTCCCGCAAAGCTAAGACCGGTATTCTTCTTGTTTGTAGCCACACCGAGCATGGCAGCCTTGGCATGGCAATCTATAAATGGACGCTTTGATATCCAGTGCAAAATGCTTTTCTTTCTATCTTTATTTCTCTTTACATCTTTG GCAAGCCGGCCGATGCTTTTTAAGAAATCAATAAAAGAGTTCAATGTGGCGTGGTGGGCTTTTTCGTTCCCGCTTACTTTTCTTGCTTTGGCTGCAACAGCATACGCTCAACAGGTGAAGAGTTTTGGTGCAACCGGATTGGCACAAGTGTTATCAGCATTCTCTGTTCTTGTTTTCGTGTTCTTGTTAGCCTTATCCACATTTAAGATTGAGTCTCTTTTTAGGAACCCCATTTTCAGATTCTACTAA